The DNA sequence ATGACCGTGGACATGCCGATGGCATCCGCGCCGAGTCGGCGAAACATTCTGGTTTCAGCCGGGGTTTCCAGGCTGGGACCGAGAATCCCCATGTAAACGCCGCCTTGAAGCCGCTGGCCCAATCGCGACGCGGTGGAGTGGGCCAAGTCGGCCAGCCGTGGAGAAAATAATTGACTCATGTCTGGGAAAAGCGGCTCTCCATAGTTGAGGCCGACTAACGGGTTGCGTCCCGTGAGGTTGATTTGATCGGTGATGACCATGATCTCTCCCGGTTGATAAAGAGGGTTGAGAGCGCCGGCGGCGTTGGTTATGATCACCTTTTTTACCCCCAGCAGTCCCAGGGTACGCAAGCCAAAGCAGACCTCGTCCGGCGTATATCCCTCGTAAAGATGAAAACGGCCCTGGAGAGCCAAAACGGGAACATTTCCGACCCGTCCCGCGCAAAGCCTACCTGCATGACTTTGGACGGTGGCTTTTGGAAAGTCTGGGATCTGCGTGTAATCAATAGCCTGAAAGGCTTGCAGGGTTTCCACCCATTGACCAAGTCCGGTCCCGAGGATAATGCCAACAGGAGCTGGCGAGCGAGAAATGAATCGAGGGGACAGAGCTTCGGCCGCCGCGGTTTCTAGCTTAAGAATGGTGCTGGTCATCTCTGGCTTTTCTCCTGGATGCTTGTTTATGTATTATGTATTTTGAGATACCACGAGAGGCGGGCACTTTGCCCCTCGGCGTTTTTTAATGTTTCATTTTGAAGACAAAGGGCGATAAAAGCAATGAATAAGACGACATTATTCGGTATCATTGCCGGTACG is a window from the Desulfonatronum thiodismutans genome containing:
- a CDS encoding purine-nucleoside phosphorylase — its product is MTSTILKLETAAAEALSPRFISRSPAPVGIILGTGLGQWVETLQAFQAIDYTQIPDFPKATVQSHAGRLCAGRVGNVPVLALQGRFHLYEGYTPDEVCFGLRTLGLLGVKKVIITNAAGALNPLYQPGEIMVITDQINLTGRNPLVGLNYGEPLFPDMSQLFSPRLADLAHSTASRLGQRLQGGVYMGILGPSLETPAETRMFRRLGADAIGMSTVMETIAAKQMGMEILGLSCLTNKNLPDCMEPTSLEEIISVGKDIGNRLSLLLDQVVPRM